Sequence from the Gadus chalcogrammus isolate NIFS_2021 chromosome 21, NIFS_Gcha_1.0, whole genome shotgun sequence genome:
gtgtgtgtttgtgtgagactAGAAGGCTCTCCCTGGTCCAAAATGTAAACTGACTATTCCCATTAAGCCATCTTGGCGAGTGGTAGATACTTGTTTTTATGTCATTCAATTCGTCGTACGATTTCTTACACCGTATAATTATTGAATGGAAATATGATTATGTTGTCCTGTTGGTATGACAAATAAAGCACATGTTCTGTACTGTTGACTTCTGACACCAGTATATTAATACAGATGGTGAATTATGTATGACTACACACACGTAAAGTGTTACGAATTCAATTAGAACCTTCATTCTCCATATACACGTTACACTTCAGCATTAACATGTCATACTTACCTCAACACTTTATCCATATTATTTATTCTGTATAGGAAATATTATCATTTAGATATAAGATTTCCACACTTGCATACAGCCTATTAACACTCACTGCCTCAATTATACAAACATGCACTCTAATATGTATTAACCTTTGCCTCAATCGTAGCTTGGATACAATTGGACGTGATGTCTTAATGAAATTATCGTCATTTGAAGACACTAGGGTCGAAAGATTGTTTCATTCTGGTTAACATCTGGAGAAAGTATGAATGGTGTAAATATACAATGTGCGAAATTGATTTATTACGCCGATTACATGCCCCCTCACTGAAATCTATTTCACTGTGCTGCTCAATATCTAGAAGTATTCAATCAACCAGCTAGATTAGTTCAAACAATACAACCGTTTTAAACACATAATACACATGAAAGGCTGTCAGTAATAAGTACAGTAGACTGAAGGGTAAATAAACATGTTCCTCAAAggcacatttaataaaaaataaagcatgGGAAGATATGAACCACGATCAAAGGGCCATCACTTTTTTACAGGTCTTGATTTCTTTGCAGGAGGTTCTGAAACGTGCATCGGCTCCATCTCTTCATCGCTCTCATCATCTTCATCTGCGGTAGAAAGTAATAGATCACTTAGACCATTGTAGACCAATAGGCCATTGCAATCGTTATGGCTTCAACGTTTTTATACTCGTTTAGGTGAGAATTTCGCAAAAGCGATAGTATTTGAGcaataaacaaataatattCACAAAATTAAAATATCCTCACCACTAGATCCAAGCTCCTCTTTGTCACCGGCGACCGACCCCTTTTCTTGCACTGTAAGTTCTGTGAGAAGGTCTGACACTTGTTCTCTTAGTGTCTTGATGCCCACGATCATTGAGGTGAGGTTACCTTCTATGTGTACGTCTATGTTCTTCTTCACCCCATCCCTGTACCTCAGCTCCCCTCGCAGCGTCACACCGTGCGGCGCCATGTTTTGAACACTGGATGAACTGCTTCCGctttgtacttttacttttgcttttttatattgaagcatGTTACGACTAATGAAAATAACACAGCCCTCATTAATTGAGTTAATGATTAATATATATCTGTTAACAAATATATGCATactcatttgtttatttataagctgtattattcatattttttcatttttaaattGTAGGTACGTGGAAATTAATATCAAACATCttgaaatattatttattatatataattatgggtatttattatatatagtaTAACGATAACTGTTCCAAGGAAATTTCACAAACCTTTTTTCTAACGTTCAGGATTGGTCGCTGCGGGTTGTTTTCATGTCAATCTACGTCACTTTCTAGTACGTTTCCCGCGAAATACGTGCACCGGAAGTAGTTGGGAAGTTGTCCAGAGACGCCACAACAACTAGCAGATAACTGGACAGAAATAGCTAATATTTAGGCTAAATCAACACGAAATCAGCCCGTCTGCAAATCCGATTTGTATCCATTTGATAGAGGAGTGCAGATCGGTGTATATCAATAAAGATGGCGGCCAACGAGGAAGAGGAAACCACCGTTTCTCTTGTGGATGTtctggaggaggatgaggagttgGAGAACGAAGCTTCTGCTGTTCTGGCTGGCAGCGATTCGGATTTGTGCTCGTTTCCTCAGGTGCGGTTATATCATCAGGTTGTAGTGTTCTTCACCTAGTTCTACTTGATACAATCCCTATGGTCTAAGTAATATGAACCCTTGTACATATTGTATGGTTTTCTAGACTCAAAAAATCTATTCTTTCATAGACTAATGTTTATAccagtgtctgtgtgcgtttttaacagtgcctgtgtatgtgtgacctTCCCAGGGCTATGTGAAGCGGCAGGCCCTGTACGCCTGCAACACCTGCACACCAAAGGGTGGAGAggcagcaggtgtgtgtcttGCTTGCTCTTATAAATGCCATGAAGGGCACGACTTGTTCGAACTCTACACCAAAAGGTAGGTCAATGCCACCCTGTTGGTTTGCTGGTGTTGTAGATATAATACCATATGTATTGAATGTGTAAATATAACAAACGGTTGGTTTCTCCGCAGAAACTTCCGCTGTGACTGTGGAAACAGCAAGTTCAAACAACAGTGCAAGTTGTACCCAGTAGGTCTTCTTCAATTCCATTTaattcttcttttctttttcttattctACTCTGCACCTTGTccagtttgtttttgttttagaaACTAGTTTGTGCCGCGCTTGGAAATCGTTATAGTTACTCCAACGCTATGTCCAAtgttgttctcagcctcacttgtgagttgctttggatgaaagtttctgctaaatgtaaatgtaaaatatgtcgTAGGTTAGATAGAAAGCCAATGAGCACCTTCTACCTGCTTTGATTTCAGGACAAGGAGCAGCTCAACAGCGAGAACAAATACAGCCACAACTTCTTTGGTCTCTACTGCACCTGCAACCGTCCGTACCCTGACCCAGATGACCAGGTACCTGCTCGCTCCGATGTCCCAATGTTCCTTACAGAGAAGCTTGAGATACGATGACCAAGAATACTATCACTGTAATATCCATTTGAAACATAAATGTTGTGCCTTTTTTCCTGGTGTTCAGGTGGAGGACGAGATGGTCCAGTGTATTCTGTGTGAGGACTGGCTTCACGGCAGAGTAAGGTTCCACCTGGATGCTGCTAtcctctgtgtctgcctgtctactcCGCTTGCTCTTACCTCGTAAACAGATGTCCTCCTCTCAAAACAGAATGCCTGGAACGGGATGCTCTAGATTAGCGTTTTTTGCATGAGAGAGTGGGCGGGACTTATTTACTCTCcttgtctttgttgttgttcttctgaTAAGAAGTAAAGTAGCGGGATTTTCACTGCGGTGCTTCGGGATAACGCGACAGTTCCTGACCCTCTCTCAGCCTACGCTTGTTCTAATATTCCCTGATCCCTGTTCTCCCAGCACCTGGGATGTGAAACGCCAGACAGTGTGGAGCTGCAGGAGATGGTCTGCGGGTCCTGTATGAACAAGAACCCCTTCCTATGGACCTATGCGGCCACCGTAGCAAGTAACCAGAGCCCCATAACACACAGTTTCACCGAGCTTGATATTATGACCATATCATATCTGACTTATTACAAGTCAGATCACACCTTGTTCAACATGCAGTCTAGCGTTCTAAATGAAGGAGCCACTACAACAGATTTCGATCCTCCAGTTTCAGCAGTCTATCGGAagtcatccttgagcaagaagctCCAACTagcccttcctgctccttaatgagatATATTCACTATAGaatgctttggattaaagcgtctgctaaatgacagaAGAGTCAATTATCGTTTTATCTTGCTACATTAGTTTGAGCTCAGGATGGCAGTTTAATTAGCCAACTGTTGACAATGGCGTGAAGGAGTCAATTTGAATAGACTACTCTGTTACCTGAGGGAACTGCCTCCTCTTTTCCTGGCTGGTCACCAACGTGCCTCTCTTTTGTGTGGCTGGTCAGCTCCTGGTGGTCGactagagggagaggaggagcagaaagaggagcagaaggaggtgaAGAGCGAGGAGTTGAAAAAAGAAGGGGAGCCGTCCACTAGCCGGGTGACCGGCGGCGATGAAGAGGAGGTGAGTAAGGA
This genomic interval carries:
- the si:dkeyp-55f12.3 gene encoding uncharacterized protein si:dkeyp-55f12.3, whose protein sequence is MAPHGVTLRGELRYRDGVKKNIDVHIEGNLTSMIVGIKTLREQVSDLLTELTVQEKGSVAGDKEELGSSDEDDESDEEMEPMHVSEPPAKKSRPVKK
- the ubr7 gene encoding putative E3 ubiquitin-protein ligase UBR7 encodes the protein MAANEEEETTVSLVDVLEEDEELENEASAVLAGSDSDLCSFPQGYVKRQALYACNTCTPKGGEAAGVCLACSYKCHEGHDLFELYTKRNFRCDCGNSKFKQQCKLYPDKEQLNSENKYSHNFFGLYCTCNRPYPDPDDQVEDEMVQCILCEDWLHGRHLGCETPDSVELQEMVCGSCMNKNPFLWTYAATVATPGGRLEGEEEQKEEQKEVKSEELKKEGEPSTSRVTGGDEEEKTELKVERCKRRCEELEEACRMKELEGLGGPRRVQRGAVFWPATWRTKLCSCVSCQSCYVASGVSFLLDECDTVLAYETKGQRSEEAQRGHDPLMSALDNLNRVQQLEIIHGYNDMKTELKDFLQSFAAEGKVVTPDDIRRFFEQQQSRKRRRADGQMF